Within Fusobacterium gonidiaformans ATCC 25563, the genomic segment CAGAAAGTGGTGAAATGATTAGCTCTTCATCTTTTAAAACAGTAAATCCCTTTCCCAACTCTTGATAAATTCTTTCATACTCTGTTTTTCCGAATTTTTTTAATAGTTCCGGAGAATAACTTACTGTCCCTTGAAATCGAATAGATCCTTTAATTTTTTTGTTTAATAAATTTCCCTCTTCATCCCATAGATACAAAGAAATTCTTTTAGCTCCCGTTAACACAAAATAAGCATCTAAAATAATGTTAATAATTTTATCCAACTCAAAAATAGATAGTACACTTCGAGAAATCGAATTCAAATTAGATAAATTGGCAACCCGCTTTTCCAAAAACTGATTACTATATTCCAACTGTGTTGACTTTGATAAGAGAGAATCATAAGTCAATTCCAATTCTTTTTTATATTCTTTTAGTTCTTCTAAAGAATTATTTAATTCTGCTTCTTGCTTTACAATCTGTTTTAGAGTTTCATCATATTCAATCTGAATGACTTCTTGTAGATTGTCCATTTCTAAATGATTTTTTAATCCTGTGATAATTCGTAATTTTTCTCTTGTATTTATCATTTCAATTTTTCGTAGCAGCAAGAAAAAAAGAAAGAGTAATACCAACAACAACAGAATATAAAACATAAATTTATCCTCCTAATTCTTCTTTTATTCGGATAGCAACCTGCTTTGGAACACATTCTTCCAATTCCTCTAAACTTGCTACTTTTACTCCTGACACAGAAGAAAATCTTTTTAATAATTTTTTTCGTCTGACTTCCCCGATTCCCTCGATATGATCTAGCTCTGAGGAAATAACCCGCTTACTTCTCAATTTTCTATGATAGGTAATTCCAAAACGGTGAGCCTCATCTCGGACTCTTTGGAAAATTTTTAATGCCTCTTTATCCTTTGAAATAGAGTATGGCAATGTTTCTCCATACTTATAGACTTCTTCATCTCGTTTCGCCAAGCTTAACAAATCTGTAAATTGAATCTTCCCCAATTCTTCCAAAATAGCTCCTGCAGAATTGATTTGCCCTAATCCTCCATCGATTAAAATAACATCAGGAAAATCTTTTGGCTCTAATTTTGAATATCTTCGATAAATCACTTCCCGCATCATGGCAAAGTCATCCGGAGTATCCTTACATTGAATTTTAAACTTTCGATATTCTCCTTTCGCCGCCTTTCCCTCAATTGATACACTCATGGAAGCGACCGCATCTTTTCCTTGAATATTAGAAATATCAAAACACTCTATTCTCCTTGGGAAATGTTTTAATCCTAAAAAAGAATATAATTCTTTCATTCCATCTTCTATCACTTCTTTTTTTAGATGAAAATTCTCAATATCTTTTTCTAAATTCAAGAAAGCCATTTCTAAAAGTTCCAAACGTCTACTTTTTATTTTTGGATAGTAGCTTTCAATCTTTCTGTCGAACATAAGTTCTAAATGAATAAGTCCTTCTTTTAGAACCTCTTGTTGTTTCTCTTCAAAAACAATACTTTTTGGAATAGGGTATTTACGATAATAAGACAATAGTAATTCCTCTTCTAAATTTTCATATACTTTTTCTTCCAATAAAAAATTGTTAGAAATTTTTCCTAAAATTTTACCTTCTCGAACATTTAATACACAAAGGAACATTCTATCAAAAACTTCTTTCCAAACAAAAATATCCTCATCAACTTCTTTCCCATATTCACTAATTTGTTCTTTTTCTAAATTAGCTAATTCTTGAATTTGCTCTCGCAAGATAATTGCCTTTTCAAATTCAAATTTTTCTGCCATCTCTTCCATTTGAACTCGTAATTCTTGAATACAATCTTTCGTATTCCCTTTTAACACCTCTCGAACTTTAGCAACCATTGCTTGATATTCTTCTCGTACCTCTTTATGGACACAAGGTCCCAAGCAAGTTTTCATATCATATTTCAAACAAGGTCTTTTGTATTTTTTATTCATATCCCAAAAGCAATCTCGAATCTTGAATAATTTTAATAGAATTTTTTTTAACTTCCAAGCTCCAAAAGGATAAGGACCAAAATATTCTCGGTGCTCTAGATCTAAGTGTTTGCTTTTTCGTATCATATGAAAAGCCGGAAATGTTTCCTTTGTTAAGCTTAAATAAGGATAGGTTTTCTCGTCCTTTAACGCAATATTATATTTTGGATTATATTTTTTAATCAAATTATTCTCTAATAACAAGGCATCCAATTCAGACGGACATAAAATATATTCAATATCCTCAATATGTTTCACAAGTTCTCTTGTTTTTTCTCGATCCACTTCTTTTTGAAAATAAGATTTGACTCTCTTGTACAAATTTTTTGCTTTTCCTACATAGATTACCTTATTTTTTTCCTTCATTAAGTATACTCCGGGATTTTCCGGAATATCCCATTTACCAATTTCCAAATTCTTGCTCCCTATGACTCTTATACACTCTAAATTTCTTTTCCATCACTAAGTCTTTATATAATTTATTCACAAAAGCAACAGAACGATGTTTTCCTCCACTACATCCAATTCCAATACTCAAATGTTTCTTCCCTTCTGTAATATATTGTGGAATTAAAAAAGAAATAAAATCGTATAATTTCTTATAAAATTCCGCACTAATTGGAAAGGAATCAATATAATCTACGACCTCAGGATCATTTCCACTTTTTTCTTTTAATTCTTCTTTATAATAAGGATTCGGTAAAAAACGTACATCAAAAACCAAATCAACATCAATCGGCAAACCATATTTAAAGCCAAACGATTGTAAATGAATATTCATTTCTCTAGAACAACCAGGAACCTTTAAAATCGCTTTAATTTTTGGCTCTAAATCTCTAGGCTTTAAAAAACTGGTATCAATCACTCCGTCAGCCATTTCTTTAATCGATGACATAAAAGCAATTTCTTTCTCAATGCTTTTCAATAAAGTACTTTCCTTCAAAGGATGATGTCGTCTTGTTAAATGGTAACGACTTAAAATAACTTCCTTGCTAGCTTCCACAAAAATAATACTATAAGAAATCTTCTTGGATTGTAAACTCTCTGTTACAGAAAGAAAATCTTCTAAACTTTGGAAAGTACGAATATCAATCCCAATGGCGATTTTGTCTAAATTCGTGTAAAGTAAAAATTTCTCCATTCCAATTGGCATATTGTCAATGGTATAGTAGGATAAATCTTCTAAAATATTCAAAACAGTAGTCTTTCCACCACCACTTAGTCCTGTTACAATAATAACTTCTTTTTTCATCGCTATCCTCTCTCCAAATTTTTTCCTTTTCTTCCTTATTTTTCTTTTAATTCCTTATAAATTTTATCACGTTATGAAAACTTTGTAAATTTATTTTAAAAAAATAAAAAAAGAGTTGACAAAAAATTAAATTTATACTAAAATAAAAAAGCTGCGGGAATAGCTCAGTTGGTAGAGCGTCAGCCTTCCAAGCTGAATGTCGCGAGTTCGAACCTCGTTTCCCGCTCCAAAGAAAATATGGGGATATAGCTCAGTTTGGGAGAGCGACGCACTTGCACTGCGTAGGTCAGCGGTTCGATCCCGCTTATCTCCACCATTATGCCTAGATAGCTCAGTTGGCTAGAGCATACGGTTCATACCCGTACGGTCGATGGTTCGAATCCATTTCTAGGCACCATTTAAAAATGTAACCTCTTGAATATTCAAGAGGTTTTTTATTGTACATATGAAGAAAGCCTCGAAAAAAATTCGAGGCTTTTATCTTATCTGTTTTCTAACAATAACTTTACTTGTTTTTCTAACATTTCAATTTTTGTTTGTTGTTCTTTATTTATATTTTCCAAGTTCATCATCTTACCTTGCATTACTTGAATAGAGCTAATTGAGCCTTCTTTGTAAACTTCTGGCAGATTTTCTCTGTCATCTCCTTTTCCAAACTTCCAAGTAACTCCTACATTTGCCATTGCTTTTGTATTACTTGTTTCTGCTAAAGAAACGCCTGCTGTCATCATTAGATTTTCTGTGAAGTAATGTGTCATTCCAACCGCAACCGCTTGTTTATCTCGGTAAGTTCCTACTCCTGCCATCACTTGATTTGGTTTTGCTTTATCATATTGCATTGGATGTAAAGCTGCTAAAGAAGCACTTAATGCTCCGATTCCTCTTGCTTCCGAACGAACACCATCAATTTCTTCTCCTAAATGGTACAATTTCTTTGTCATTTCTTTGGTATTTTCTTCTGTACTTTCTTTTAATGCTTTTAATTGTGCTACATTGACTGCATCGGTATCTTCACTTCCTGCTGCCACTCCTGTAATTTGACGAGTTACTGTATTTCCATCTCCAATGGATAGAGCAGAATGAGTTGCTTTCCAAATAGCACTTTCATTAGTAGAAGCAAGATTAGTAGAAATATCAAAACCAGCTTGCCCTTTTTCTCTATTTGCCACAGAAGAACTTCCAAGAGCAATTCCGCCTTCCTTCTCTACTTTAGCATTATGACCAATGGAAACTACATCGGATACAGTTGTTTCTGTTTCTTGCTCTGTAGACCCTAAAATAATAGAATTAGAAACTTTTGTTAATTTATGTTTATCTCCTATTACGACATTAGAACTTCCATTTTCGACTGTATTTTCACTTCCAACGATAGTTGTATGTTGAATATTTTTCCCTTTATTTCCATATCCACTTAACATTGCATAAGAGCTTCCATTCTCTTTATCAGCAGTTAAATGATTGTTCACTCCGTGCACATCTGAAAGATCCGAATTCATAATATTATTTAAACTACCTATCACAGAAGATAGATTACTTCCTTTCATACTATTTCCATTTCCAATTATATTATTCATAACATTCGTTTTAGGAGTTGCCACAAGATATAGAAAGCCAAGTCCTTTTGTATCAATTCCCAAATTATATTTAGTATTTAAATCCTGTAAAGGGGTATTGCTCTCTGTTGTTCCTTTTAAAAAGTTTGTATTCCCTAAAATAGACCCTGAAGTCATATTTTCGGAAACATTCGACCAACCATGGATATTGCTATGTAATTGATTTTCAGCTTTATTTTGATACCCAGCAATGTACATAATATCAGCACCTTTTACTCTATTCATAGAACCGAAGATCCCAACATTTTGAGATTTTTGCTCACCATCATGTCCAGTTATCGTATTATCATTTCCAAAAATTTCATTTCCATCAGTAGAATCAATCTCATTTTTTTCTCCAACCAATACTCCACTCAAATTAGTAATCTTATTATTCCCCTTATCATTACCCGTTCCTACAACTACATTCGCACTTGCAATTCCTCCAGTAATTAAAAAAGCCACCAAAAGAGCTTCTGTAAATTTTACCTTTCTCTTTAACCAATGTTTTACACTTTTTTCTTCTAACATATTTAAACCCTCCCTCTATTTTCAATATATTTTAAATTTTCTTCCAAAAAACAAAAAAAATTAGCCCCTTTTATAAACGTTCAAATTTCGCTATAAAATTAACTAATTTTGGTAATAGCTCGCCCCCCCCCCATTCAAAAATGGGGTTTTTCGTTCTATTTATGTTATATTTTGTTTTGTAATCTTGTTGTTTAATTTTAATATATCATAAATTAGAAAGGAAGTCAAAACATTTTCAAAAAAAGAAAACTTTTCTAAATCATGATAAAAGAGCCTTGAAATCCAAGGCTCTTTCTTCAGGTATTTTTATAATTTACAATCTACTTTTGTCATAGAATCAATAAACCATAGTTGTTTTACTGTTGCTGAGATGTGATCTTCCATCATATTTGCTACTGCAAAATCATCTTCTTCAGAAGCGATAGCTCTAATTTCTCTTGCTAATCGATTCATTTCTTCCATATCTGCTTTTATGATGCTCAATACTTCACATGGAGAAAAATCTTTATCTTCCACTTCTTGAATAGAGGCAACTGCTAAGTAATCTTTCATTTTTACTAAAGGTCTTTGTCCTTGCATTTTTAATGCTTCTGCCACATCGTCATAATATCCAAAGTAAGTGTCATATTGACTCTCTGTAAAGTTATGAATTGACATAAATTGTTGTCCTACAACATTCCAATGTAAATTATGTAATTTAATAAGCAACACAGCTAAATTTGATAAATATTTGTTTAATAATTCGACTTTCTTCATATATATTCCCCCTTTATTTTTCAATCTTCTTCTTATGAATATATGATAACATAGTTTATAAAATTAGTCAATATTATTTTGTAATAATTATAAAATTGTATTTTTTAATTTTTTCTTTTTTTTCAAAAATATGGTACAATAGATAAAATACAAATATTAGGAGGAAATTTGAATGAAACGATTCCTATTCATTCTAGCTATTATTTTCGCTTTTTTATGTCTATCTAAATGTCAACTACAAGAAGAAACAAAGATTCCTCTTTCCATTCCCTATGAGTTACACCATGTTGTTCCTGAAATTATAACAGCATACCATAGA encodes:
- the uvrC gene encoding excinuclease ABC subunit UvrC codes for the protein MEIGKWDIPENPGVYLMKEKNKVIYVGKAKNLYKRVKSYFQKEVDREKTRELVKHIEDIEYILCPSELDALLLENNLIKKYNPKYNIALKDEKTYPYLSLTKETFPAFHMIRKSKHLDLEHREYFGPYPFGAWKLKKILLKLFKIRDCFWDMNKKYKRPCLKYDMKTCLGPCVHKEVREEYQAMVAKVREVLKGNTKDCIQELRVQMEEMAEKFEFEKAIILREQIQELANLEKEQISEYGKEVDEDIFVWKEVFDRMFLCVLNVREGKILGKISNNFLLEEKVYENLEEELLLSYYRKYPIPKSIVFEEKQQEVLKEGLIHLELMFDRKIESYYPKIKSRRLELLEMAFLNLEKDIENFHLKKEVIEDGMKELYSFLGLKHFPRRIECFDISNIQGKDAVASMSVSIEGKAAKGEYRKFKIQCKDTPDDFAMMREVIYRRYSKLEPKDFPDVILIDGGLGQINSAGAILEELGKIQFTDLLSLAKRDEEVYKYGETLPYSISKDKEALKIFQRVRDEAHRFGITYHRKLRSKRVISSELDHIEGIGEVRRKKLLKRFSSVSGVKVASLEELEECVPKQVAIRIKEELGG
- the rapZ gene encoding RNase adapter RapZ, producing MKKEVIIVTGLSGGGKTTVLNILEDLSYYTIDNMPIGMEKFLLYTNLDKIAIGIDIRTFQSLEDFLSVTESLQSKKISYSIIFVEASKEVILSRYHLTRRHHPLKESTLLKSIEKEIAFMSSIKEMADGVIDTSFLKPRDLEPKIKAILKVPGCSREMNIHLQSFGFKYGLPIDVDLVFDVRFLPNPYYKEELKEKSGNDPEVVDYIDSFPISAEFYKKLYDFISFLIPQYITEGKKHLSIGIGCSGGKHRSVAFVNKLYKDLVMEKKFRVYKSHREQEFGNW
- a CDS encoding YadA-like family protein is translated as MLEEKSVKHWLKRKVKFTEALLVAFLITGGIASANVVVGTGNDKGNNKITNLSGVLVGEKNEIDSTDGNEIFGNDNTITGHDGEQKSQNVGIFGSMNRVKGADIMYIAGYQNKAENQLHSNIHGWSNVSENMTSGSILGNTNFLKGTTESNTPLQDLNTKYNLGIDTKGLGFLYLVATPKTNVMNNIIGNGNSMKGSNLSSVIGSLNNIMNSDLSDVHGVNNHLTADKENGSSYAMLSGYGNKGKNIQHTTIVGSENTVENGSSNVVIGDKHKLTKVSNSIILGSTEQETETTVSDVVSIGHNAKVEKEGGIALGSSSVANREKGQAGFDISTNLASTNESAIWKATHSALSIGDGNTVTRQITGVAAGSEDTDAVNVAQLKALKESTEENTKEMTKKLYHLGEEIDGVRSEARGIGALSASLAALHPMQYDKAKPNQVMAGVGTYRDKQAVAVGMTHYFTENLMMTAGVSLAETSNTKAMANVGVTWKFGKGDDRENLPEVYKEGSISSIQVMQGKMMNLENINKEQQTKIEMLEKQVKLLLENR
- a CDS encoding Dps family protein; protein product: MKKVELLNKYLSNLAVLLIKLHNLHWNVVGQQFMSIHNFTESQYDTYFGYYDDVAEALKMQGQRPLVKMKDYLAVASIQEVEDKDFSPCEVLSIIKADMEEMNRLAREIRAIASEEDDFAVANMMEDHISATVKQLWFIDSMTKVDCKL